One window from the genome of Elaeis guineensis isolate ETL-2024a chromosome 5, EG11, whole genome shotgun sequence encodes:
- the LOC105045405 gene encoding protein STRUBBELIG-RECEPTOR FAMILY 3 isoform X3, whose product MLMVNEAKLRTLLWVALGLMLFTMAFPQGYTNEQDVYAINNLYAALGSPPLPGWVASGGDPCFELWQGVQCVESNITAIVLNGANLGGELGDKLANFTSIMTIDLSNNHIGGNIPENLPRTIMKLFLSANQFTGSIPDSLSELTLLSDMSVNQNLLTGELPGAFQNLTGLINLDLSSNNLTGQLPASMQNLSSLTALHLQNNQLSGTLDVLQDLSLKDLNIENNLFSGPIPEKLLSIPDFKKDGNPFNTSSASSPMITPPALPYSGAQSPETMPSNSSDSPSIHDNGTPRKDKNVSVVRIIGYAVVAVIVLIIAVLLFIFCISKWRERKQKHEEIPKRQEIRAHGKSKEPQINAGLMEPEKETEKVPIVADEKHDEVKINTAGRGTLALPPLVDKVIVNPIASRKKNPRTSPENLNPPAPVKSYSIASLQQYTDSFSEESLIKEGRLGRIYLAEPPEGKLLAVLKLDNMNSNIQLDDFLELVLSISELRHPNILELVGYCAEFGQCLLVYKYFSNKTLHDILHGEDDHKIKLSWNARIQIAFEAARALEYLHESCQPPVIHQNFEPSNIFLDDNLAVQVFECGLASLMSSNSVTQLSGRIHALFSYKAPEIGGSGSHSEQSDVYSFGVVMLELLTGRKPYDSSRPRAEQHLVRWASSQLHDINTLSRMVDPSIDGKYSVKSLSRFADIISRCIRRTPEFRPSMSEVVQDLARVIEDAMKNENGDPHSVSEKRT is encoded by the exons ATGTTGATGGTGAATGAAGCTAAGTTGAGGACCTTGCTATGGGTTGCTTTGGGCCTTATGTTGTTTACTATGGCATTTCCACAGGGGTACACCAATGAGCAAGATG TTTATGCTATAAATAACTTATATGCTGCTCTGGGCTCACCTCCTCTTCCTGGATGGGTTGCAAGTGGAGGAGATCCCTGCTTTGAGCTCTGGCAAGGTGTCCAGTGTGTTGAGTCGAACATAACTGCTAT AGTACTTAATGGTGCAAATTTGGGAGGAGAACTGGGTGATAAACTAGCAAATTTCACTTCAATTATGACGAT AGATCTGAGCAACAACCACATTGGTGGAAATATACCAGAGAATCTGCCTCGTACAATAATGAAGCT ttTCCTTTCAGCCAATCAATTCACAGGAAGCATACCGGACTCATTGTCAGAATTAACACTTCTATCAGACAT GTCAGTCAATCAAAATCTTTTAACAGGAGAATTACCTGGTGCCTTCCAGAATCTCACTGGACTAATAAATTT GGATCTTTCTTCTAACAATCTGACTGGCCAATTACCAGCTTCCATGCAGAACTTGTCCTCTCTGACTGCTTT GCATTTGCAAAATAATCAACTATCTGGAACCCTAGATGTCTTGCAAGATCTTTCTCTCAAAGATTT GAATATTGAAAACAATCTATTCTCAGGACCTATCCCTGAAAAGTTGCTGAGCATTCCAGATTTCAA AAAGGATGGCAATCCATTCAATACTAGTAGTGCTTCTTCACCTATGATAACACCACCAGCTTTGCCTTATTCAGGGGCACAATCTCCTGAAACTATGCCTTCGAACTCTTCTGACAGTCCATCCATCCATGACAATGGAACTCCTAGAAAAGATAAAAATGTTTCAGTTGTAAGAATTATTGGGTATGCGGTAGTTGCTGTGATTGTGCTTATCATTGCTGTGCTACTGTTTATTTTTTGTATATCAAAGTGGCGAGAAAGAAAACAGAAACATGAAGAGATTCCCAAGAGGCAGGAAATAAGGGCACATGGAAAGTCCAAGGAGCCTCAGATCAATGCAGGCCTGATGGAACCGGAAAAGGAAACAGAAAAAG TTCCCATAGTTGCTGATGAGAAACATGATGAAGTCAAGATCAATACGGCAGGGAGGGGGACACTTGCATTGCCACCACTAGTTGATAAAGTCATTGTGAACCCTATTGCTTCCAGGAAAAAGAATCCAAGGACTAGTCCTGAAAATCTAAATCCCCCAGCTCCTGTGAAATCATATTCCATTGCTTCTCTTCAGCAATATACTGACAGTTTCAGTGAGGAAAGCCTGATCAAAGAGGGCAGGTTGGGCCGGATTTATTTGGCAGAACCCCCTGAGGGAAAG CTACTGGCAGTTTTGAAGCTTGACAATATGAActcaaacatacaacttgatgATTTTCTTGAGTTGGTATTGAGTATCTCAGAACTTAGGCATCCTAATATTCTAGAGCTTGTAGGGTACTGTGCAGAGTTTGGGCAGTGTTTACTTGTCTATAAATACTTCAGTAACAAGACACTACATGACATCCTCCATGGTGAAGATGATCACAAGATAAAGCTATCATGGAATGCTCGTATCCAGATAGCCTTTGAAGCTGCAAGAGCTCTAGA GTATCTTCATGAAAGCTGTCAACCACCAGTCATACATCAAAATTTTGAGCCCAgcaatatttttcttgatgataaTCTGGCAGTACAAGTTTTTGAATGTGGCCTAGCTTCACTAATGTCATCCAACTCTGTTACTCAG TTGTCAGGCCGGATACATGCTTTATTCAGTTATAAGGCCCCAGAGATTGGTGGATCTGGGTCACATAGCGAGCAGAGTGATGTTTACAGCTTTGGAGTTGTTATGTTAGAACTTCTTACAGGGCGTAAACCCTATGACAG TTCACGGCCACGTGCAGAGCAACATCTTGTAAGATGGGCTAGTTCTCAACTTCATGACATCAATACATTGTCAAGAATGGTGGATCCCTCTATTGATGGGAAATACTCTGTGAAATCATTATCACGGTTTGCAGATATTATTAGTCGTTGTATACGG CGAACACCAGAATTCAGGCCATCAATGTCTGAAGTTGTCCAGGACCTTGCTCGTGTTATCGAGGATGCGATGAAGAATGAAAATGGAGACCCTCATTCAGTTTCAGAGAAAAGGACATAA
- the LOC105045405 gene encoding protein STRUBBELIG-RECEPTOR FAMILY 3 isoform X1 — MVRGEKEALCLSPHRFPFCEVQGKQDKTLNDWGVISLKMLMVNEAKLRTLLWVALGLMLFTMAFPQGYTNEQDVYAINNLYAALGSPPLPGWVASGGDPCFELWQGVQCVESNITAIVLNGANLGGELGDKLANFTSIMTIDLSNNHIGGNIPENLPRTIMKLFLSANQFTGSIPDSLSELTLLSDMSVNQNLLTGELPGAFQNLTGLINLDLSSNNLTGQLPASMQNLSSLTALHLQNNQLSGTLDVLQDLSLKDLNIENNLFSGPIPEKLLSIPDFKKDGNPFNTSSASSPMITPPALPYSGAQSPETMPSNSSDSPSIHDNGTPRKDKNVSVVRIIGYAVVAVIVLIIAVLLFIFCISKWRERKQKHEEIPKRQEIRAHGKSKEPQINAGLMEPEKETEKVPIVADEKHDEVKINTAGRGTLALPPLVDKVIVNPIASRKKNPRTSPENLNPPAPVKSYSIASLQQYTDSFSEESLIKEGRLGRIYLAEPPEGKLLAVLKLDNMNSNIQLDDFLELVLSISELRHPNILELVGYCAEFGQCLLVYKYFSNKTLHDILHGEDDHKIKLSWNARIQIAFEAARALEYLHESCQPPVIHQNFEPSNIFLDDNLAVQVFECGLASLMSSNSVTQLSGRIHALFSYKAPEIGGSGSHSEQSDVYSFGVVMLELLTGRKPYDSSRPRAEQHLVRWASSQLHDINTLSRMVDPSIDGKYSVKSLSRFADIISRCIRRTPEFRPSMSEVVQDLARVIEDAMKNENGDPHSVSEKRT; from the exons ATGGTTAGGGGAGAAAAAGAAGCTTTGTGTCTATCTCCTCACAGATTCCCCTTTTGTGAAGTGCAAGGAAAA CAGGACAAAACTCTGAATGATTGGGGTGTCATTAGTTTGAAGATGTTGATGGTGAATGAAGCTAAGTTGAGGACCTTGCTATGGGTTGCTTTGGGCCTTATGTTGTTTACTATGGCATTTCCACAGGGGTACACCAATGAGCAAGATG TTTATGCTATAAATAACTTATATGCTGCTCTGGGCTCACCTCCTCTTCCTGGATGGGTTGCAAGTGGAGGAGATCCCTGCTTTGAGCTCTGGCAAGGTGTCCAGTGTGTTGAGTCGAACATAACTGCTAT AGTACTTAATGGTGCAAATTTGGGAGGAGAACTGGGTGATAAACTAGCAAATTTCACTTCAATTATGACGAT AGATCTGAGCAACAACCACATTGGTGGAAATATACCAGAGAATCTGCCTCGTACAATAATGAAGCT ttTCCTTTCAGCCAATCAATTCACAGGAAGCATACCGGACTCATTGTCAGAATTAACACTTCTATCAGACAT GTCAGTCAATCAAAATCTTTTAACAGGAGAATTACCTGGTGCCTTCCAGAATCTCACTGGACTAATAAATTT GGATCTTTCTTCTAACAATCTGACTGGCCAATTACCAGCTTCCATGCAGAACTTGTCCTCTCTGACTGCTTT GCATTTGCAAAATAATCAACTATCTGGAACCCTAGATGTCTTGCAAGATCTTTCTCTCAAAGATTT GAATATTGAAAACAATCTATTCTCAGGACCTATCCCTGAAAAGTTGCTGAGCATTCCAGATTTCAA AAAGGATGGCAATCCATTCAATACTAGTAGTGCTTCTTCACCTATGATAACACCACCAGCTTTGCCTTATTCAGGGGCACAATCTCCTGAAACTATGCCTTCGAACTCTTCTGACAGTCCATCCATCCATGACAATGGAACTCCTAGAAAAGATAAAAATGTTTCAGTTGTAAGAATTATTGGGTATGCGGTAGTTGCTGTGATTGTGCTTATCATTGCTGTGCTACTGTTTATTTTTTGTATATCAAAGTGGCGAGAAAGAAAACAGAAACATGAAGAGATTCCCAAGAGGCAGGAAATAAGGGCACATGGAAAGTCCAAGGAGCCTCAGATCAATGCAGGCCTGATGGAACCGGAAAAGGAAACAGAAAAAG TTCCCATAGTTGCTGATGAGAAACATGATGAAGTCAAGATCAATACGGCAGGGAGGGGGACACTTGCATTGCCACCACTAGTTGATAAAGTCATTGTGAACCCTATTGCTTCCAGGAAAAAGAATCCAAGGACTAGTCCTGAAAATCTAAATCCCCCAGCTCCTGTGAAATCATATTCCATTGCTTCTCTTCAGCAATATACTGACAGTTTCAGTGAGGAAAGCCTGATCAAAGAGGGCAGGTTGGGCCGGATTTATTTGGCAGAACCCCCTGAGGGAAAG CTACTGGCAGTTTTGAAGCTTGACAATATGAActcaaacatacaacttgatgATTTTCTTGAGTTGGTATTGAGTATCTCAGAACTTAGGCATCCTAATATTCTAGAGCTTGTAGGGTACTGTGCAGAGTTTGGGCAGTGTTTACTTGTCTATAAATACTTCAGTAACAAGACACTACATGACATCCTCCATGGTGAAGATGATCACAAGATAAAGCTATCATGGAATGCTCGTATCCAGATAGCCTTTGAAGCTGCAAGAGCTCTAGA GTATCTTCATGAAAGCTGTCAACCACCAGTCATACATCAAAATTTTGAGCCCAgcaatatttttcttgatgataaTCTGGCAGTACAAGTTTTTGAATGTGGCCTAGCTTCACTAATGTCATCCAACTCTGTTACTCAG TTGTCAGGCCGGATACATGCTTTATTCAGTTATAAGGCCCCAGAGATTGGTGGATCTGGGTCACATAGCGAGCAGAGTGATGTTTACAGCTTTGGAGTTGTTATGTTAGAACTTCTTACAGGGCGTAAACCCTATGACAG TTCACGGCCACGTGCAGAGCAACATCTTGTAAGATGGGCTAGTTCTCAACTTCATGACATCAATACATTGTCAAGAATGGTGGATCCCTCTATTGATGGGAAATACTCTGTGAAATCATTATCACGGTTTGCAGATATTATTAGTCGTTGTATACGG CGAACACCAGAATTCAGGCCATCAATGTCTGAAGTTGTCCAGGACCTTGCTCGTGTTATCGAGGATGCGATGAAGAATGAAAATGGAGACCCTCATTCAGTTTCAGAGAAAAGGACATAA
- the LOC105045407 gene encoding pentatricopeptide repeat-containing protein At1g03540, which yields MKQLRRRHCTSYSHLNPNPSSPSHSPSRSKILHLCKSGFLSQALSLLKSAEPGRLPPKPILYAAVLQACTTSSSLPRGLQLHSYVLKSGLDNDRFVGNSLLSFYFKVSPDFSLTHRVFESLPLKDVISWTSMVSGYVRAGRPTESLLMFAKMQAFGVEPNAFTLSAAIKACSDLKDVKIGSCFHGMVLLRGFDLNDVIAGALVDMYGKNSALEDAWHVFHEMIEPDTICWTSMISACTRNDRFEEAVGLFHLMMRRKLGLFPDEFTFGTIMTALGNLHRARQGREAHAKFITSGLGGNVVVESSTVDMYAKCGLMEESRKVFDRMPTKNAVSWCALLGGYCQSGDYETVLAQFREMDTEDNHYSFGTILRACAGLSAVRQGKEVHCRFLRTGGWRDVVVESALVDLYAKSGLIDYAYGVFTKIYMRNLITWNAMICGFAQNGQGREAIKLFNDMLREGARPDYISFIGVLFACSHAGLVEEGRRYFKLMNEDYGIAAGIEHYSCMVNLLSRVGLLEEAEDLINKAVCRDDSSLWAALLGACATHSSPAVAERVAKRMMELEPGYHLSYVLLANVYKSVGRWDDALKIRRLMRKRRVRKAPGKSWIK from the coding sequence ATGAAGCAGCTCCGTCGGCGCCACTGCACCTCCTACTCCCACCTCAATCCAAACCCATCATCTCCCTCTCATTCTCCCTCCCGATCCAAAATCCTCCACCTCTGCAAGTCCGGCTTCCTCTCCCAAGCCCTCTCCCTCCTCAAGTCCGCCGAACCCGGTCGCCTCCCCCCGAAACCCATCCTCTACGCCGCCGTCCTCCAGGCCtgcaccacctcctcctccttgCCCCGGGGCCTCCAGCTCCACTCTTACGTCCTCAAGTCCGGCCTCGACAATGACCGCTTCGTCGGCAACAGCCTCCTCTCCTTCTACTTCAAGGTCAGCCCCGACTTCTCCCTCACCCACCGCGTGTTCGAGAGTTTGCCCCTTAAAGATGTAATCTCCTGGACCTCCATGGTCTCCGGTTATGTTCGTGCAGGGAGACCCACGGAGTCGCTTCTGATGTTTGCGAAGATGCAAGCTTTTGGGGTCGAGCCGAATGCATTCACACTCTCTGCTGCAATCAAGGCATGTTCCGATCTCAAAGATGTAAAGATTGGTAGCTGCTTCCATGGAATGGTTTTGTTGCGTGGTTTCGATTTGAATGATGTGATTGCTGGTGCTCTTGTTGATATGTATGGTAAAAATTCAGCATTGGAAGATGCATGGCATGTGTTTCATGAGATGATCGAGCCTGATACTATCTGTTGGACTTCGATGATCTCGGCCTGCACAAGGAACGATAGGTTTGAGGAGGCAGTGGGGCTTTTCCACTTGATGATGAGGAGGAAGCTTGGGTTGTTTCCGGATGAATTTACTTTTGGGACCATCATGACTGCTCTGGGTAATCTGCATAGGGCGAGACAGGGTAGGGAAGCTCATGCTAAGTTTATCACGAGTGGGCTTGGAGGGAATGTGGTGGTGGAGAGCAGCACGGTCGACATGTATGCCAAGTGCGGCCTCATGGAAGAGTCTCGCAAGGTCTTTGACCGGATGCCCACAAAGAATGCTGTCTCTTGGTGTGCCCTGCTTGGAGGGTACTGCCAGAGTGGTGACTATGAGACTGTCCTTGCTCAATTCCGGGAGATGGATACAGAAGACAATCACTATAGTTTTGGCACAATTCTTCGGGCATGTGCAGGCCTTTCAGCTGTGAGACAGGGCAAAGAGGTCCATTGCCGGTTCCTGAGGACAGGAGGTTGGAGGGATGTGGTTGTGGAGTCTGCACTTGTTGATCTATATGCAAAATCCGGTCTTATAGATTATGCATATGGAGTTTTTACTAAAATCTATATGAGAAATTTGATAACATGGAATGCCATGATCTGTGGTTTTGCTCAGAATGGTCAAGGTCGGGAAGCCATTAAGTTGTTCAATGACATGCTTAGGGAAGGGGCTAGACCTGACTATATTAGTTTCATTGGTGTGCTTTTTGCTTGCAGTCATGCTGGTTTGGTCGAAGAAGGGAGGAGGTACTTTAAATTAATGAATGAAGATTATGGTATTGCTGCTGGAATCGAGCATTACAGTTGCATGGTTAATCTCCTCAGCAGGGTTGGCCTACTCGAAGAAGCAGAAGATTTAATTAACAAGGCTGTCTGTAGAGATGATTCGTCATTGTGGGCTGCTCTTCTAGGTGCCTGCGCCACCCATTCAAGCCCTGCTGTAGCAGAACGTGTTGCAAAGAGAATGATGGAATTGGAGCCAGGGTACCACTTGAGCTATGTTCTTCTTGCTAATGTCTATAAGTCGGTTGGTCGATGGGATGATGCTTTGAAGATAAGGAGGTTGATGAGAAAAAGACGTGTAAGGAAGGCACCTGGTAAGAGCTGGATTAAGTAA
- the LOC105045405 gene encoding protein STRUBBELIG-RECEPTOR FAMILY 3 isoform X4, with product MKLFLSANQFTGSIPDSLSELTLLSDMSVNQNLLTGELPGAFQNLTGLINLDLSSNNLTGQLPASMQNLSSLTALHLQNNQLSGTLDVLQDLSLKDLNIENNLFSGPIPEKLLSIPDFKKDGNPFNTSSASSPMITPPALPYSGAQSPETMPSNSSDSPSIHDNGTPRKDKNVSVVRIIGYAVVAVIVLIIAVLLFIFCISKWRERKQKHEEIPKRQEIRAHGKSKEPQINAGLMEPEKETEKVPIVADEKHDEVKINTAGRGTLALPPLVDKVIVNPIASRKKNPRTSPENLNPPAPVKSYSIASLQQYTDSFSEESLIKEGRLGRIYLAEPPEGKLLAVLKLDNMNSNIQLDDFLELVLSISELRHPNILELVGYCAEFGQCLLVYKYFSNKTLHDILHGEDDHKIKLSWNARIQIAFEAARALEYLHESCQPPVIHQNFEPSNIFLDDNLAVQVFECGLASLMSSNSVTQLSGRIHALFSYKAPEIGGSGSHSEQSDVYSFGVVMLELLTGRKPYDSSRPRAEQHLVRWASSQLHDINTLSRMVDPSIDGKYSVKSLSRFADIISRCIRRTPEFRPSMSEVVQDLARVIEDAMKNENGDPHSVSEKRT from the exons ATGAAGCT ttTCCTTTCAGCCAATCAATTCACAGGAAGCATACCGGACTCATTGTCAGAATTAACACTTCTATCAGACAT GTCAGTCAATCAAAATCTTTTAACAGGAGAATTACCTGGTGCCTTCCAGAATCTCACTGGACTAATAAATTT GGATCTTTCTTCTAACAATCTGACTGGCCAATTACCAGCTTCCATGCAGAACTTGTCCTCTCTGACTGCTTT GCATTTGCAAAATAATCAACTATCTGGAACCCTAGATGTCTTGCAAGATCTTTCTCTCAAAGATTT GAATATTGAAAACAATCTATTCTCAGGACCTATCCCTGAAAAGTTGCTGAGCATTCCAGATTTCAA AAAGGATGGCAATCCATTCAATACTAGTAGTGCTTCTTCACCTATGATAACACCACCAGCTTTGCCTTATTCAGGGGCACAATCTCCTGAAACTATGCCTTCGAACTCTTCTGACAGTCCATCCATCCATGACAATGGAACTCCTAGAAAAGATAAAAATGTTTCAGTTGTAAGAATTATTGGGTATGCGGTAGTTGCTGTGATTGTGCTTATCATTGCTGTGCTACTGTTTATTTTTTGTATATCAAAGTGGCGAGAAAGAAAACAGAAACATGAAGAGATTCCCAAGAGGCAGGAAATAAGGGCACATGGAAAGTCCAAGGAGCCTCAGATCAATGCAGGCCTGATGGAACCGGAAAAGGAAACAGAAAAAG TTCCCATAGTTGCTGATGAGAAACATGATGAAGTCAAGATCAATACGGCAGGGAGGGGGACACTTGCATTGCCACCACTAGTTGATAAAGTCATTGTGAACCCTATTGCTTCCAGGAAAAAGAATCCAAGGACTAGTCCTGAAAATCTAAATCCCCCAGCTCCTGTGAAATCATATTCCATTGCTTCTCTTCAGCAATATACTGACAGTTTCAGTGAGGAAAGCCTGATCAAAGAGGGCAGGTTGGGCCGGATTTATTTGGCAGAACCCCCTGAGGGAAAG CTACTGGCAGTTTTGAAGCTTGACAATATGAActcaaacatacaacttgatgATTTTCTTGAGTTGGTATTGAGTATCTCAGAACTTAGGCATCCTAATATTCTAGAGCTTGTAGGGTACTGTGCAGAGTTTGGGCAGTGTTTACTTGTCTATAAATACTTCAGTAACAAGACACTACATGACATCCTCCATGGTGAAGATGATCACAAGATAAAGCTATCATGGAATGCTCGTATCCAGATAGCCTTTGAAGCTGCAAGAGCTCTAGA GTATCTTCATGAAAGCTGTCAACCACCAGTCATACATCAAAATTTTGAGCCCAgcaatatttttcttgatgataaTCTGGCAGTACAAGTTTTTGAATGTGGCCTAGCTTCACTAATGTCATCCAACTCTGTTACTCAG TTGTCAGGCCGGATACATGCTTTATTCAGTTATAAGGCCCCAGAGATTGGTGGATCTGGGTCACATAGCGAGCAGAGTGATGTTTACAGCTTTGGAGTTGTTATGTTAGAACTTCTTACAGGGCGTAAACCCTATGACAG TTCACGGCCACGTGCAGAGCAACATCTTGTAAGATGGGCTAGTTCTCAACTTCATGACATCAATACATTGTCAAGAATGGTGGATCCCTCTATTGATGGGAAATACTCTGTGAAATCATTATCACGGTTTGCAGATATTATTAGTCGTTGTATACGG CGAACACCAGAATTCAGGCCATCAATGTCTGAAGTTGTCCAGGACCTTGCTCGTGTTATCGAGGATGCGATGAAGAATGAAAATGGAGACCCTCATTCAGTTTCAGAGAAAAGGACATAA
- the LOC105045405 gene encoding protein STRUBBELIG-RECEPTOR FAMILY 3 isoform X2, which translates to MVRGEKEALCLSPHRFPFCEVQGKDKTLNDWGVISLKMLMVNEAKLRTLLWVALGLMLFTMAFPQGYTNEQDVYAINNLYAALGSPPLPGWVASGGDPCFELWQGVQCVESNITAIVLNGANLGGELGDKLANFTSIMTIDLSNNHIGGNIPENLPRTIMKLFLSANQFTGSIPDSLSELTLLSDMSVNQNLLTGELPGAFQNLTGLINLDLSSNNLTGQLPASMQNLSSLTALHLQNNQLSGTLDVLQDLSLKDLNIENNLFSGPIPEKLLSIPDFKKDGNPFNTSSASSPMITPPALPYSGAQSPETMPSNSSDSPSIHDNGTPRKDKNVSVVRIIGYAVVAVIVLIIAVLLFIFCISKWRERKQKHEEIPKRQEIRAHGKSKEPQINAGLMEPEKETEKVPIVADEKHDEVKINTAGRGTLALPPLVDKVIVNPIASRKKNPRTSPENLNPPAPVKSYSIASLQQYTDSFSEESLIKEGRLGRIYLAEPPEGKLLAVLKLDNMNSNIQLDDFLELVLSISELRHPNILELVGYCAEFGQCLLVYKYFSNKTLHDILHGEDDHKIKLSWNARIQIAFEAARALEYLHESCQPPVIHQNFEPSNIFLDDNLAVQVFECGLASLMSSNSVTQLSGRIHALFSYKAPEIGGSGSHSEQSDVYSFGVVMLELLTGRKPYDSSRPRAEQHLVRWASSQLHDINTLSRMVDPSIDGKYSVKSLSRFADIISRCIRRTPEFRPSMSEVVQDLARVIEDAMKNENGDPHSVSEKRT; encoded by the exons ATGGTTAGGGGAGAAAAAGAAGCTTTGTGTCTATCTCCTCACAGATTCCCCTTTTGTGAAGTGCAAGGAAAA GACAAAACTCTGAATGATTGGGGTGTCATTAGTTTGAAGATGTTGATGGTGAATGAAGCTAAGTTGAGGACCTTGCTATGGGTTGCTTTGGGCCTTATGTTGTTTACTATGGCATTTCCACAGGGGTACACCAATGAGCAAGATG TTTATGCTATAAATAACTTATATGCTGCTCTGGGCTCACCTCCTCTTCCTGGATGGGTTGCAAGTGGAGGAGATCCCTGCTTTGAGCTCTGGCAAGGTGTCCAGTGTGTTGAGTCGAACATAACTGCTAT AGTACTTAATGGTGCAAATTTGGGAGGAGAACTGGGTGATAAACTAGCAAATTTCACTTCAATTATGACGAT AGATCTGAGCAACAACCACATTGGTGGAAATATACCAGAGAATCTGCCTCGTACAATAATGAAGCT ttTCCTTTCAGCCAATCAATTCACAGGAAGCATACCGGACTCATTGTCAGAATTAACACTTCTATCAGACAT GTCAGTCAATCAAAATCTTTTAACAGGAGAATTACCTGGTGCCTTCCAGAATCTCACTGGACTAATAAATTT GGATCTTTCTTCTAACAATCTGACTGGCCAATTACCAGCTTCCATGCAGAACTTGTCCTCTCTGACTGCTTT GCATTTGCAAAATAATCAACTATCTGGAACCCTAGATGTCTTGCAAGATCTTTCTCTCAAAGATTT GAATATTGAAAACAATCTATTCTCAGGACCTATCCCTGAAAAGTTGCTGAGCATTCCAGATTTCAA AAAGGATGGCAATCCATTCAATACTAGTAGTGCTTCTTCACCTATGATAACACCACCAGCTTTGCCTTATTCAGGGGCACAATCTCCTGAAACTATGCCTTCGAACTCTTCTGACAGTCCATCCATCCATGACAATGGAACTCCTAGAAAAGATAAAAATGTTTCAGTTGTAAGAATTATTGGGTATGCGGTAGTTGCTGTGATTGTGCTTATCATTGCTGTGCTACTGTTTATTTTTTGTATATCAAAGTGGCGAGAAAGAAAACAGAAACATGAAGAGATTCCCAAGAGGCAGGAAATAAGGGCACATGGAAAGTCCAAGGAGCCTCAGATCAATGCAGGCCTGATGGAACCGGAAAAGGAAACAGAAAAAG TTCCCATAGTTGCTGATGAGAAACATGATGAAGTCAAGATCAATACGGCAGGGAGGGGGACACTTGCATTGCCACCACTAGTTGATAAAGTCATTGTGAACCCTATTGCTTCCAGGAAAAAGAATCCAAGGACTAGTCCTGAAAATCTAAATCCCCCAGCTCCTGTGAAATCATATTCCATTGCTTCTCTTCAGCAATATACTGACAGTTTCAGTGAGGAAAGCCTGATCAAAGAGGGCAGGTTGGGCCGGATTTATTTGGCAGAACCCCCTGAGGGAAAG CTACTGGCAGTTTTGAAGCTTGACAATATGAActcaaacatacaacttgatgATTTTCTTGAGTTGGTATTGAGTATCTCAGAACTTAGGCATCCTAATATTCTAGAGCTTGTAGGGTACTGTGCAGAGTTTGGGCAGTGTTTACTTGTCTATAAATACTTCAGTAACAAGACACTACATGACATCCTCCATGGTGAAGATGATCACAAGATAAAGCTATCATGGAATGCTCGTATCCAGATAGCCTTTGAAGCTGCAAGAGCTCTAGA GTATCTTCATGAAAGCTGTCAACCACCAGTCATACATCAAAATTTTGAGCCCAgcaatatttttcttgatgataaTCTGGCAGTACAAGTTTTTGAATGTGGCCTAGCTTCACTAATGTCATCCAACTCTGTTACTCAG TTGTCAGGCCGGATACATGCTTTATTCAGTTATAAGGCCCCAGAGATTGGTGGATCTGGGTCACATAGCGAGCAGAGTGATGTTTACAGCTTTGGAGTTGTTATGTTAGAACTTCTTACAGGGCGTAAACCCTATGACAG TTCACGGCCACGTGCAGAGCAACATCTTGTAAGATGGGCTAGTTCTCAACTTCATGACATCAATACATTGTCAAGAATGGTGGATCCCTCTATTGATGGGAAATACTCTGTGAAATCATTATCACGGTTTGCAGATATTATTAGTCGTTGTATACGG CGAACACCAGAATTCAGGCCATCAATGTCTGAAGTTGTCCAGGACCTTGCTCGTGTTATCGAGGATGCGATGAAGAATGAAAATGGAGACCCTCATTCAGTTTCAGAGAAAAGGACATAA